Proteins co-encoded in one Deinococcus ruber genomic window:
- a CDS encoding double zinc ribbon domain-containing protein: MPERRSRVPSTGKASYRICPRCWRAVPATSTERYCPNDGTPLVGPCPRCHAEIHSPYARFCSICGEAFEHYTEKGGMT; this comes from the coding sequence ATGCCCGAGAGGAGGTCGAGGGTGCCAAGCACCGGCAAAGCGAGCTACCGAATCTGTCCGCGCTGCTGGCGGGCCGTTCCAGCCACATCTACCGAACGGTACTGCCCGAACGATGGCACTCCGCTGGTGGGCCCGTGCCCCCGTTGCCACGCGGAGATCCACTCGCCGTATGCCCGATTCTGTTCAATCTGCGGAGAGGCGTTTGAACACTACACCGAGAAAGGAGGAATGACATGA